A window from Candidatus Krumholzibacteriota bacterium encodes these proteins:
- a CDS encoding AAA family ATPase has translation MYEDFYGFRELPFNVTPDPRFLYRSRSHREALAYITYGIFQKKGFIALTGEVGVGKTTVVNAFIDLFQPSLEVAFVFTTKFPFDQLLYLICRDYGLDVEGMNKAQTLLALNEFLISQYERNRNTVLIIDEAQNLSPDVLEELRMLSNLETRDRKLLQIMLVGQPELEAILNMSEMRQLRQRIPGICRISMLDHEEVVSYVKTRLEIARGGDGGPHFTDDSLAEIFHYSGGTPRLINILCDRALLIGYVSNTKTIDGRIVREGVRDLESREAASPERRVGPRAYPG, from the coding sequence ATGTACGAGGATTTCTACGGTTTCAGGGAGCTCCCCTTCAACGTGACGCCGGATCCCCGGTTCCTCTACCGGAGCCGGAGCCACCGGGAGGCGCTCGCGTACATCACCTACGGGATCTTCCAGAAGAAGGGCTTCATCGCCCTCACCGGGGAGGTCGGCGTCGGCAAGACGACCGTCGTCAACGCGTTCATCGATCTCTTCCAGCCATCGCTGGAGGTCGCCTTCGTCTTCACCACGAAGTTCCCCTTCGATCAGCTCCTCTACCTGATCTGCCGCGACTACGGGCTCGATGTCGAGGGGATGAACAAGGCCCAGACGCTCCTCGCGCTCAATGAATTCCTGATATCCCAGTACGAGCGGAACCGGAACACGGTGCTGATCATCGACGAGGCGCAGAATCTCAGCCCGGACGTGCTCGAGGAGCTCCGGATGCTCTCGAATCTCGAGACGCGGGACCGCAAGCTCCTGCAGATCATGCTCGTCGGGCAGCCGGAGCTCGAGGCGATCCTCAACATGAGCGAGATGCGACAGCTCAGGCAGCGGATACCGGGGATCTGCAGGATCTCCATGCTCGATCACGAGGAGGTCGTCTCCTACGTGAAGACGCGGCTCGAGATCGCCCGCGGCGGAGACGGCGGTCCGCACTTCACCGACGATTCCCTCGCGGAGATATTCCACTATTCTGGGGGGACCCCGCGGCTGATCAACATCCTCTGCGATCGCGCGCTCCTGATCGGCTACGTGTCGAACACGAAGACGATCGACGGGCGCATCGTCCGCGAGGGCGTGCGGGACCTGGAGTCCCGCGAGGCGGCATCCCCTGAACGGCGCGTCGGGCCACGCGCGTATCCTGGCTGA
- a CDS encoding CpsD/CapB family tyrosine-protein kinase — protein sequence MSRIFDALRKAERERVKPPRPRKRPAPSRPASAEAGEHVFLRGLDEQFRRSLQNLRNSIDSEMRNRESRVILFTSSVAGEGTTTIVSFLARMLSLGETERVLLVDCAVHHPTLHRLFGIDNERGIVDFLSGSATLEQVTTSVDADALDIVTAGSSVSAEMIQSRFNSEIMRRFVKESGEIYDYVLIDSSAVLEAPETPIIASSADAVVLVVQAGSTKREVIKRAVQMVEKLDGSFIGTVLNRKQYHIPEFIYRRV from the coding sequence GTGAGCAGAATCTTCGACGCGCTGCGAAAGGCCGAACGCGAACGGGTGAAGCCGCCGCGCCCGCGGAAACGGCCCGCTCCCTCGCGGCCGGCTTCCGCCGAGGCGGGAGAGCACGTCTTCCTGCGGGGCCTCGACGAGCAGTTCCGCCGATCCCTGCAGAACCTCCGCAACTCGATCGATTCGGAGATGCGGAACCGCGAGTCGCGCGTGATCCTCTTCACCAGTTCCGTGGCCGGGGAGGGGACGACGACGATCGTCTCCTTTCTCGCGCGGATGCTTTCCCTCGGCGAGACCGAGCGAGTGCTCCTCGTCGATTGCGCGGTTCATCATCCCACCCTGCACAGGCTGTTCGGCATCGATAACGAACGGGGGATCGTCGATTTCCTTTCAGGCTCGGCCACCCTCGAACAGGTGACGACGTCGGTGGACGCCGACGCGCTCGATATCGTCACGGCGGGAAGCAGCGTCAGCGCGGAAATGATCCAGTCCCGCTTCAATTCCGAGATCATGCGGCGATTCGTCAAGGAGTCCGGCGAGATCTACGACTACGTCCTCATCGATTCCTCCGCCGTGCTCGAGGCGCCCGAGACGCCCATCATCGCCTCGTCGGCCGACGCCGTCGTCCTCGTCGTGCAGGCGGGGAGCACGAAGCGAGAGGTCATCAAGCGCGCGGTGCAGATGGTGGAGAAACTCGACGGCTCTTTCATCGGCACCGTACTCAACCGGAAGCAGTACCACATCCCCGAGTTCATCTACAGGCGGGTATAG
- a CDS encoding alkaline phosphatase family protein, translating into MRTVVVIIDALGAELARTHGFAVAGLAHGRRLESVLGFSQAALTSILTGVRPDRHGLWMMYAFDDRSPFRFLRCFPDALGTRRRIVRRLVRWKLGALDRVGAYYSLYDVPKRVLGCLDLPARRPLFEPGGGQGTPTVIDRAIERGDRCFVRDYRCPELEAFDDLDQALDAGRHDFHLLYTAGLDAVLHRFGTGHEETAKRLRLYEKRLGRIVSKCDRMIVLGDHGMCDVERTVDLIARVEALGLRVPRDVVPFYDATMARFRVRDARVRSGLEQLLGELGCGRILDEAEQRLLGVRFEDGRFGDLIFVVETGTVIEPSFMGRTAPAGMHGYHPAAPCMDSLMLSSELADGCRSITDVASLVLPGFAAGGAA; encoded by the coding sequence ATGAGGACGGTCGTCGTGATCATCGACGCGCTCGGCGCCGAGTTGGCCCGAACCCACGGGTTCGCGGTCGCCGGACTGGCGCACGGGCGGCGGCTCGAGAGCGTGCTCGGTTTCAGCCAGGCGGCGCTCACCTCGATACTCACCGGCGTCCGGCCCGATCGACACGGGCTCTGGATGATGTACGCCTTCGACGATCGTTCACCGTTCCGGTTCCTGCGGTGTTTCCCGGACGCTCTCGGCACGCGGCGGCGCATCGTCCGCCGCCTCGTCAGGTGGAAGCTCGGCGCACTCGATCGCGTCGGCGCGTACTACAGCCTCTACGACGTGCCGAAGCGCGTCCTCGGCTGCCTCGATCTCCCCGCGCGCCGGCCCCTCTTCGAGCCGGGAGGAGGGCAGGGGACGCCGACCGTGATCGATCGGGCGATCGAGCGCGGGGACCGCTGCTTCGTGCGGGACTACCGGTGTCCCGAGCTCGAGGCCTTCGACGACCTCGACCAGGCGCTCGACGCGGGACGGCACGATTTCCACCTGCTCTACACGGCGGGGCTCGACGCGGTGCTGCATCGATTCGGCACGGGGCACGAGGAGACGGCGAAGCGGCTCCGCCTGTACGAAAAGCGGCTCGGGCGGATCGTGTCGAAATGCGACCGGATGATCGTTCTCGGCGATCACGGGATGTGCGACGTCGAGCGGACGGTGGATCTCATCGCCCGGGTCGAAGCGCTCGGACTCCGGGTTCCCCGCGATGTCGTTCCGTTCTACGACGCGACGATGGCCCGCTTCCGGGTGCGCGACGCCCGCGTGCGAAGCGGGCTCGAGCAACTCCTCGGGGAACTCGGGTGCGGGCGGATCCTCGACGAGGCGGAGCAGCGCCTGCTCGGCGTCCGCTTCGAAGACGGCCGTTTCGGCGATCTCATCTTCGTCGTCGAGACGGGGACGGTGATCGAGCCGAGCTTCATGGGGCGCACGGCTCCCGCGGGGATGCACGGCTATCATCCCGCCGCGCCGTGCATGGACAGCCTGATGCTCTCGAGCGAGCTGGCCGACGGGTGCCGATCGATCACGGACGTCGCATCGCTCGTTTTGCCGGGCTTCGCCGCGGGGGGAGCGGCATGA
- a CDS encoding polysaccharide biosynthesis C-terminal domain-containing protein produces the protein MSVERVGRAMTWSVLARVARFAAGPIAYVVIVRSLGETDWGILSILRTISSLALIVVTAGGGNALLRFLPQLRVTGGAGRFMARFRFVLLAQAVVWGALLGVSRLVGDRVGRLVGAPGEGFTGLLLVAIGVVIFEVMLRLVTSALQSWYETRRLAIVTVAGNIAYVILLVLFLKSGTGIVGVLFAGAIVNLAMSVLLARQVFSLVCSAPEAGGEAPRVGRIFAFSLPFVATGLLNEIVWRHSEVLFLGHFAGVEAAGYFGLAYRTTQQFLEFVPLSIWPIVMAGVTEAYAKDRNRLAGSIDLYYRLLYILVMPVAALGFALSRPLVPFLFGEAMAPAAQVTQLFFVVFSYSFLYTPLSMALYVMEKSWLNMLTFAMLAAVNIGLDLVFIPRIGIDGALLSVALVLALSVAVFGVVVKRVRPDIRIPFGFVLRCYAACLPTALIALTSSRWHSVPALAIQALAGIVLLYAGFRAMRVIGAREKEMIARLPIPFKGRLIALF, from the coding sequence ATGAGCGTGGAGCGCGTCGGCAGGGCGATGACGTGGAGCGTTCTCGCCAGGGTCGCGCGGTTCGCGGCCGGGCCGATCGCATACGTGGTGATCGTCCGTTCCCTGGGCGAGACCGACTGGGGGATCCTGAGCATCCTGCGGACGATCTCGTCACTCGCCCTCATCGTCGTGACGGCGGGGGGCGGCAACGCGCTGCTCCGGTTCCTGCCGCAGCTCCGGGTCACGGGAGGCGCGGGGCGCTTCATGGCGAGATTCCGGTTCGTTTTGCTCGCGCAGGCGGTCGTCTGGGGCGCGCTTCTCGGCGTCTCGCGGCTCGTCGGCGACCGGGTGGGGCGGCTCGTCGGCGCGCCGGGGGAGGGTTTCACCGGTCTCCTCCTCGTCGCGATCGGGGTCGTCATCTTCGAGGTGATGCTCCGCCTCGTGACCTCGGCGCTCCAGTCATGGTACGAGACGCGCAGGCTTGCGATTGTAACCGTAGCAGGTAATATAGCATACGTGATATTGCTCGTCTTGTTCCTCAAGTCGGGGACGGGCATCGTCGGCGTTCTGTTCGCCGGCGCCATCGTCAACCTGGCGATGAGCGTCCTGCTCGCCAGGCAGGTCTTCTCGCTCGTTTGCTCGGCGCCGGAGGCCGGGGGGGAGGCGCCCCGCGTCGGGCGGATCTTCGCCTTCTCGCTCCCCTTCGTGGCGACGGGGCTCCTCAACGAGATCGTATGGCGCCACTCCGAGGTCCTCTTCCTCGGGCATTTCGCCGGCGTCGAGGCGGCGGGGTATTTCGGGCTCGCCTACCGGACGACCCAGCAGTTTCTCGAGTTCGTGCCCCTCTCGATCTGGCCGATCGTCATGGCCGGCGTCACCGAGGCCTATGCGAAAGACCGCAACCGTCTCGCCGGGTCGATCGATCTCTACTACCGGTTGCTGTACATTCTCGTCATGCCGGTCGCCGCGCTCGGATTCGCCCTGTCGAGACCGCTCGTGCCCTTCCTCTTCGGCGAGGCGATGGCTCCGGCCGCGCAGGTAACGCAACTGTTTTTCGTTGTCTTTTCATACTCCTTTCTCTATACTCCGCTCAGCATGGCCCTGTATGTGATGGAGAAAAGCTGGCTTAACATGCTGACCTTCGCCATGCTCGCCGCGGTGAACATCGGTCTCGATCTCGTGTTCATTCCGAGGATCGGGATCGACGGCGCCCTGCTCTCGGTCGCGCTCGTGCTCGCGCTCAGCGTGGCCGTATTCGGCGTCGTCGTCAAGCGGGTCAGGCCCGATATCCGGATCCCGTTCGGGTTCGTGCTCCGCTGCTACGCGGCGTGCCTGCCGACGGCCCTCATCGCGCTGACCTCGTCCCGCTGGCACTCGGTTCCCGCGCTCGCGATCCAGGCGCTCGCCGGAATCGTGCTGCTCTATGCGGGGTTCAGGGCGATGCGGGTCATCGGGGCGAGGGAGAAGGAGATGATCGCCAGGCTGCCCATACCGTTCAAGGGACGTTTGATCGCACTCTTCTAG
- a CDS encoding glycosyltransferase family 2 protein yields the protein MYRDKTISVVIPCYNEEEGVARVIASLPPSIDEVVVVDNNSTDRTAAVARELGARVVFEARKGYGAAYKAGLPTVTGDITVTMDGDGTYPVEQIEECIDHLLDRELDFVSASRFPLKDPSAMNSSNQAGNWILTAGTALLFLRPIRDSQSGMWIYRSPIYPELRVKSDGMPFSEEIKIAAIRHPRLRFDEYHVNYHPRIGEVKLDKWRDGLLNLCYLVKLRFTPR from the coding sequence ATGTATCGCGACAAGACCATTTCAGTCGTCATCCCCTGCTACAACGAAGAGGAAGGCGTGGCGCGCGTCATCGCGTCGCTGCCGCCGTCGATCGACGAGGTCGTCGTCGTCGACAACAACTCGACGGACCGCACGGCGGCCGTCGCCAGAGAACTCGGCGCGCGGGTCGTCTTCGAGGCCCGGAAGGGCTACGGGGCCGCCTACAAGGCGGGATTGCCGACCGTTACCGGTGACATAACGGTCACGATGGACGGCGACGGCACCTACCCGGTCGAGCAGATCGAGGAATGCATCGACCATCTCCTCGATCGGGAGCTCGATTTCGTCTCGGCCTCCCGTTTCCCGCTGAAGGACCCTTCGGCGATGAACTCCTCGAACCAGGCGGGGAACTGGATCCTCACCGCCGGGACGGCGCTGCTCTTTTTGCGGCCGATCCGCGATTCGCAGTCGGGGATGTGGATCTACCGGAGCCCGATCTATCCCGAACTGCGTGTGAAGAGCGACGGGATGCCCTTCTCCGAGGAGATCAAGATCGCCGCCATCCGGCACCCGCGGCTCCGATTCGACGAATACCACGTCAATTACCATCCGCGTATCGGCGAGGTGAAGCTCGACAAGTGGCGCGACGGGCTCCTCAACCTGTGCTATCTCGTCAAGCTGAGGTTCACCCCCCGGTGA
- a CDS encoding EamA family transporter: protein MFKNLLLIVLTVCLNTTGQFLMKAGINRIGKIDLHNLVDSFGRVVVSPFVLGGFGTYAISAVLWIIILSRTELGWAFPMVSLSYVITVLVGPVLLNETFSYQRFIGVLVICVGVYLVSRT, encoded by the coding sequence ATGTTCAAGAACCTCCTCCTCATCGTGCTGACCGTTTGTCTGAACACGACGGGGCAGTTCCTGATGAAGGCGGGCATCAACAGGATCGGCAAGATCGATCTGCACAACCTCGTCGATTCCTTCGGACGCGTCGTCGTGTCCCCCTTCGTCCTCGGGGGATTCGGCACGTACGCGATCAGCGCCGTGCTCTGGATCATCATCCTGTCCCGGACGGAACTCGGCTGGGCCTTTCCCATGGTGAGCCTCTCGTACGTGATCACCGTTCTCGTCGGGCCGGTCCTGCTGAACGAGACCTTCTCCTACCAGCGTTTCATCGGCGTGCTCGTCATCTGCGTCGGAGTCTATCTCGTCAGCCGGACCTGA